One window from the genome of Aestuariirhabdus haliotis encodes:
- a CDS encoding putative bifunctional diguanylate cyclase/phosphodiesterase, with protein sequence MHTSSVSLPLISLLFGLSSGIMLAAAMTLGLLSRISSRPRMQQLYFSLTLICFCGAGYQISTLFLHQAASLNESLAATRWQLSFALLSPIGYAAFCSLSTQHEQIRTWVTIVIGICITLLFINLTAPYTLRFDTITGVRSFDYPWGENLFLLRGTPGQLKILWVLFINSVYAYCLWRFLRHWWQEHSLISALWACYLLLQAASSLIGSMIDRGELNSVYVYGFSTTILVISICASLAYAAVRNAAAARSRETSLKQEMAQRKDAEDRVKRIAFEDHLTELPTRLMLKEYLNQRLPIDSKTCPPFLYLQINLDHFKHINDELGQDVGDQLLKLLAKRLVNTVGQSMMIARIAGDEFVILDEHINSQTPEYAKRIAGKVLDVIHQPLQINDHSLQVGATIGIVLVPEHASSVHDVMSGASVALNRGKKSGRGGFHFYHPVSIEENRVRQQLEQELRQALHRNQFELHVQPLLDKDRRCIGAEALLRWNHPRRGLTTPGSFIALSEETGLINSIGDWVFKAALEILTQWQKDIPWFLGYLTVNVSPWQFARPDFVDNLFDAITSSGINPSRLCLEVTEGVLLTDFNETLEKLHQLRNFGLKIALDDFGTGYSSLAYLRDLPIDILKIDRSFISELHSESPRHLVNAIISIGQHMEIITVAEGVETEFQWAHLHDMGCDMFQGFLFAKPMSRQDFGHWLGQDCKLEANNPK encoded by the coding sequence ATGCACACCTCTTCAGTTTCATTGCCATTGATCTCCCTGCTATTCGGACTATCAAGCGGGATCATGCTCGCCGCCGCAATGACCCTAGGGCTGCTGTCCCGAATCAGCTCCCGCCCTAGAATGCAGCAGCTGTATTTTTCGTTAACACTGATCTGTTTCTGCGGCGCGGGCTATCAGATAAGCACCCTGTTTCTGCATCAGGCAGCATCACTCAACGAGAGCCTGGCCGCTACTCGCTGGCAACTGTCCTTCGCCCTGCTTTCGCCTATTGGCTATGCGGCCTTCTGCTCTTTATCGACCCAGCACGAGCAAATACGAACCTGGGTAACGATCGTTATCGGCATCTGTATTACCCTGCTCTTTATCAATCTGACCGCTCCCTACACGCTGCGTTTCGATACCATCACCGGTGTCCGTTCTTTCGATTACCCCTGGGGAGAGAATCTGTTCCTGCTGCGAGGGACCCCAGGACAACTCAAAATTCTCTGGGTGCTCTTCATCAACAGCGTGTATGCCTACTGCCTATGGCGTTTCCTGAGACACTGGTGGCAAGAACATTCGTTAATCTCTGCCCTTTGGGCCTGCTACCTATTGTTGCAGGCGGCATCCAGCTTGATAGGAAGCATGATTGATCGAGGTGAGTTAAACAGCGTTTACGTGTACGGCTTTTCGACCACAATTCTGGTGATCAGCATTTGTGCTTCCCTTGCCTACGCTGCCGTCCGCAACGCCGCAGCGGCTCGCAGCAGAGAAACTTCGTTAAAGCAGGAAATGGCACAAAGAAAGGACGCCGAAGACCGAGTGAAACGGATCGCGTTTGAAGACCATTTGACCGAACTGCCGACCCGACTGATGCTGAAGGAATATTTGAATCAGCGCTTACCGATTGACAGCAAGACTTGCCCTCCTTTCCTCTACCTGCAGATAAATCTGGATCATTTCAAACATATCAACGATGAGCTGGGCCAGGACGTGGGAGACCAACTGCTGAAACTGCTCGCCAAGCGACTGGTTAACACGGTCGGGCAATCGATGATGATCGCGCGCATTGCCGGCGATGAATTTGTGATTCTTGATGAGCACATTAACAGCCAAACCCCCGAATACGCCAAGCGCATCGCGGGGAAAGTGCTGGATGTTATTCACCAGCCGTTACAGATAAACGATCACAGCCTGCAAGTAGGCGCCACGATCGGCATAGTGCTAGTACCCGAGCATGCCAGCTCTGTTCACGACGTAATGAGTGGTGCCAGCGTCGCACTGAATCGCGGCAAAAAAAGTGGTCGTGGTGGCTTTCACTTCTATCATCCTGTTTCGATAGAAGAAAACCGTGTTCGTCAACAGCTGGAGCAGGAGTTGCGCCAGGCTCTGCATCGCAACCAGTTTGAACTTCATGTACAACCTTTGCTGGATAAGGACCGTCGCTGTATCGGAGCTGAGGCACTACTGAGGTGGAACCATCCTCGACGAGGACTGACCACTCCCGGCTCATTTATTGCCTTGTCGGAAGAAACAGGCTTGATTAACAGTATTGGTGACTGGGTATTCAAGGCGGCGCTGGAAATCCTGACACAATGGCAAAAGGACATACCCTGGTTTCTCGGCTACCTGACCGTCAACGTTTCACCCTGGCAGTTTGCCAGACCCGATTTCGTCGATAATTTATTCGACGCCATAACCAGCAGCGGTATTAACCCCTCCCGGCTTTGCCTTGAAGTAACCGAAGGTGTTCTCTTAACAGATTTCAATGAAACCCTCGAAAAGCTCCATCAATTACGCAACTTCGGTTTGAAAATAGCGCTTGATGATTTCGGCACAGGCTATTCATCATTGGCCTATCTACGGGATCTACCCATCGATATCCTTAAAATCGATCGGTCATTTATCAGCGAACTGCACAGCGAATCCCCTCGTCACCTGGTCAATGCCATTATTTCCATCGGCCAGCATATGGAAATAATCACCGTAGCAGAAGGGGTAGAAACTGAATTTCAATGGGCTCACTTGCATGACATGGGCTGTGATATGTTCCAGGGCTTCCTGTTCGCAAAACCCATGTCCCGGCAAGATTTCGGTCACTGGCTTGGCCAGGATTGCAAGCTAGAAGCGAATAATCCGAAATAA